The proteins below are encoded in one region of Fretibacterium sp. OH1220_COT-178:
- a CDS encoding aspartate-semialdehyde dehydrogenase, translating into MAEKRETTERMMAMSQARIALFGATGAVGAEMLKILEERSFPIGDLRLLASHGGRTVSWRGRERPVEAVGPDSFRDIDLALFAVDGEVSRTWAPEAVRSGAVVIDNSSAFRMDDDVPLVIPEVNPEDIEGHRGIIANPNCSTIIALVALHPLHRAVGIRRLVASTYQAVSGAGKAGLEELLEQTRAWARGEEPQVSAFAYPIAFNLIPHIDAFTENGYTKEELKMRDESRKILHAPDLRVSCTCVRVPVQRSHSEALTIETERPLTPDEARELLRNAPGIRVVDDPSRKLYPMPLDASDQDLIHVGRIRVDESAERNGLALWVCGDQIRKGAATNAVQIAEALWRRRAC; encoded by the coding sequence GTGGCGGAAAAACGCGAAACGACCGAAAGGATGATGGCCATGTCCCAAGCCAGAATAGCGCTGTTCGGAGCCACCGGCGCCGTGGGCGCCGAAATGCTCAAAATCCTGGAGGAGCGGAGTTTTCCCATAGGGGATCTGCGCCTTCTGGCCTCCCATGGAGGCAGAACGGTCTCCTGGCGCGGCCGGGAGCGACCGGTGGAGGCCGTAGGCCCGGACAGCTTTCGTGATATCGACCTCGCCCTCTTTGCCGTGGACGGCGAGGTCAGCCGCACCTGGGCTCCCGAGGCGGTCCGGTCCGGGGCCGTGGTGATCGACAACTCGAGCGCCTTCCGGATGGACGACGACGTCCCGCTCGTGATCCCCGAGGTCAATCCGGAGGACATCGAAGGACACAGGGGGATCATCGCCAACCCCAACTGTTCCACGATCATCGCCCTAGTGGCGCTTCACCCCCTCCATCGGGCGGTCGGGATCAGGCGCCTCGTCGCCTCGACCTACCAGGCCGTGAGCGGCGCGGGAAAGGCCGGGCTGGAGGAGCTCCTGGAACAGACTCGAGCCTGGGCAAGGGGCGAGGAACCGCAGGTCTCCGCTTTTGCGTACCCGATCGCCTTCAACCTGATTCCGCATATCGACGCCTTCACGGAGAACGGCTACACCAAGGAAGAGCTGAAGATGCGGGACGAATCTCGAAAAATCCTTCATGCACCGGATCTGCGCGTCAGCTGCACCTGCGTGCGCGTGCCCGTGCAGCGCAGCCATTCCGAGGCATTGACGATCGAGACGGAACGCCCCCTGACCCCGGATGAGGCTCGCGAACTGTTGCGCAACGCCCCAGGCATACGGGTGGTGGACGATCCCTCCCGGAAGCTCTACCCCATGCCGCTCGACGCCTCGGATCAGGATCTGATCCACGTCGGACGCATCCGCGTCGACGAGAGTGCCGAGAGGAACGGCCTGGCCCTTTGGGTTTGTGGAGACCAGATCCGCAAGGGAGCCGCGACGAACGCCGTCCAGATCGCCGAGGCCCTTTGGCGAAGGAGGGCATGCTGA
- a CDS encoding glycosyltransferase family 9 protein, which translates to MSIVRPKDGDRVLWIRFSAFGDVLQGAASARAFKSAYPGVELTFLTRAEYGDILSKQPYIDNLLFWDIKKHPLDFFRLLRRIRGHYQWLVSMHRGGAAALTALFSKAPIRLGYNSGMQFAYTTTHWEYLDALGVDFTSRPEPAIFATEEDLEQARSLLAPLPPRRLLAIIGASKPQKFWPIAHWIEFLRPLIAEGWGVVLNGHGPKEAETANAIAEALQSPSVLDLVGRTPFSLMAAVARICTAAVGNDTGPLHLAALGGTPTLGFFGVTDAWEMNFRMPWFREVRVHCPLAGCRNYDCPLDCLADIEPRRALAAFRKMADGESGT; encoded by the coding sequence ATGAGTATCGTTCGGCCCAAGGATGGGGACAGGGTCCTGTGGATTCGCTTCAGCGCCTTCGGCGATGTGCTTCAGGGCGCGGCCTCGGCCCGCGCCTTCAAGTCCGCCTACCCCGGAGTCGAACTGACCTTTCTCACCCGGGCGGAGTACGGCGACATCCTGAGCAAGCAGCCTTATATCGACAACCTCCTGTTTTGGGACATCAAGAAACACCCCTTGGATTTTTTCCGACTCCTGCGTCGCATACGAGGACACTACCAGTGGCTGGTCAGCATGCACCGCGGCGGAGCGGCCGCCCTGACGGCACTCTTCAGCAAGGCCCCCATCCGCCTGGGATACAACAGCGGCATGCAGTTCGCCTATACCACCACGCACTGGGAGTACCTGGATGCGCTGGGGGTGGACTTCACAAGCCGTCCCGAGCCCGCGATCTTCGCGACGGAGGAGGATCTGGAACAGGCGCGCTCCCTGCTGGCCCCCCTCCCTCCAAGGCGCCTGCTTGCGATCATCGGGGCCAGCAAGCCTCAGAAGTTCTGGCCCATCGCCCATTGGATCGAATTTTTGCGTCCTCTGATCGCGGAGGGGTGGGGCGTTGTGCTCAACGGGCACGGCCCCAAGGAGGCGGAGACGGCAAACGCGATCGCGGAAGCACTGCAGAGCCCGAGCGTCCTCGATCTGGTCGGACGCACGCCGTTTTCCCTCATGGCGGCGGTCGCGCGAATCTGTACGGCGGCGGTCGGGAACGACACCGGTCCGCTGCACCTCGCGGCTCTCGGCGGTACCCCGACCCTGGGTTTTTTCGGCGTCACGGACGCCTGGGAGATGAACTTTCGGATGCCATGGTTCCGGGAGGTGCGCGTACACTGTCCTCTGGCGGGTTGCCGCAACTATGATTGTCCTCTGGACTGCCTGGCGGACATCGAGCCTCGTCGGGCGCTGGCCGCCTTCAGGAAGATGGCCGACGGGGAATCCGGAACATGA
- a CDS encoding glycosyltransferase family 9 protein has translation MSIVWPRDGDRVLWIRFSAFGDTLQLAASAFAFKKRFPNTHQTLLVSPEFAEILKKQPYIDEVLVWDIKKRPWDFFKVLFRIRNRFEWLVSRHRVGSVALLALFSGIPMRLGYNPLLQFAYTATHWKYLDMLKVDFFGCSAPAIFATEEDLKQADFLMGNLPPKRLFAIIGASTPQKMWPVPHWISFLEPLIEEGWGIVLIGHGEGEATMAREISDKLQSEAVMNLVGQTPSPLAAAVAKNCTAAVGNDTGPLHLAALVGTPTLGFFGVTDPWVVHLRMPWFKELRAACPEAGCWDYGCPKDCLAGITPNSALAAFHEMLQDKFLPFHQEERPLQ, from the coding sequence ATGAGCATCGTTTGGCCCCGGGATGGCGACAGGGTTCTGTGGATTCGCTTCAGCGCCTTCGGCGATACGCTTCAGCTCGCCGCATCCGCGTTTGCCTTTAAAAAACGTTTCCCCAACACGCACCAAACGCTTCTGGTCTCCCCAGAGTTTGCCGAAATACTGAAAAAGCAGCCCTATATCGACGAGGTCCTCGTTTGGGACATCAAAAAGCGCCCATGGGATTTTTTCAAAGTCCTCTTCCGCATACGGAATCGCTTCGAGTGGCTGGTCAGCCGTCACCGCGTGGGAAGCGTGGCTTTACTGGCCCTGTTCAGCGGAATTCCCATGCGTCTGGGGTACAATCCCCTCCTCCAATTCGCCTATACCGCAACGCATTGGAAATATCTCGACATGCTGAAGGTGGATTTTTTCGGCTGTAGCGCCCCGGCAATTTTCGCCACGGAAGAGGATCTGAAGCAAGCCGATTTTCTGATGGGAAACTTGCCCCCGAAACGTCTTTTTGCGATCATAGGAGCCAGTACCCCCCAAAAGATGTGGCCTGTCCCCCATTGGATTTCCTTTCTCGAGCCCCTTATCGAGGAGGGATGGGGCATCGTTCTGATCGGCCATGGAGAAGGAGAGGCGACAATGGCACGGGAGATCTCAGATAAATTGCAAAGTGAGGCCGTCATGAATCTTGTCGGTCAAACCCCCTCCCCTTTGGCGGCTGCCGTGGCAAAAAACTGTACGGCTGCGGTGGGGAACGATACGGGGCCCCTTCATCTGGCGGCTTTGGTCGGCACTCCCACGCTGGGTTTTTTCGGGGTCACCGACCCTTGGGTGGTGCACCTGCGGATGCCCTGGTTCAAAGAACTGAGAGCTGCCTGCCCGGAAGCGGGCTGCTGGGATTACGGCTGTCCGAAGGATTGTCTCGCGGGCATTACCCCGAACAGCGCTCTTGCGGCCTTTCACGAAATGCTGCAAGACAAATTTTTGCCATTCCATCAGGAAGAGAGGCCTTTACAATGA
- a CDS encoding SDR family oxidoreductase, translated as MKEKEFPSRYSALLETFGPEMIRKETRHWLVTGAAGFIGSHLLEALLASGQRVTGLDNFSTGYRHNIEQALDAAGGDARSRFRFFEGSITDPALCRSACKGVDFVLHQAALASVPLSMERPLEFSAVNTEGFVNILEAARAEGVRRVVYASSSAVYGDDPRLPKEEDQPGLCLSPYALTKAVNELYAELWTRTYGLETVGLRYFNVFGPRQDPNGAYAAVIPRWIDAVGNGRSVEIYGDGGASRDFCSIRNVVLANLLAATAAEAPGHVFNIACGVRTTLGELLEKICAVFAAGRSVSVLHRPPRPGDVLHSLASIERAEKILGYVPRLTLEEGLREMSRLA; from the coding sequence ATGAAAGAGAAAGAATTCCCGTCGCGTTATTCCGCTCTGCTCGAGACGTTCGGACCGGAAATGATCAGGAAGGAAACCCGTCACTGGCTCGTAACGGGCGCGGCCGGCTTCATCGGCTCGCATCTTCTGGAGGCCCTGCTCGCGTCAGGGCAAAGGGTCACGGGCCTGGACAACTTCAGCACCGGATATCGACACAACATCGAACAGGCGCTCGACGCCGCGGGAGGAGATGCCCGATCCCGCTTCCGATTTTTCGAGGGCTCCATAACCGATCCCGCCCTGTGCCGCTCGGCCTGCAAAGGGGTCGACTTCGTCCTGCACCAAGCCGCTTTGGCCTCCGTTCCCCTCTCCATGGAGCGCCCGCTGGAATTCAGCGCCGTCAACACGGAAGGGTTCGTCAACATTCTGGAGGCCGCCCGGGCAGAGGGCGTCCGTCGTGTAGTTTATGCTTCGTCCAGCGCCGTTTACGGAGACGATCCCCGACTTCCTAAGGAGGAGGATCAGCCGGGGCTCTGTCTCTCGCCCTACGCTTTGACCAAGGCGGTCAACGAGCTTTATGCGGAACTCTGGACGCGCACCTATGGGTTGGAGACCGTGGGGCTCCGTTATTTCAACGTATTTGGTCCCCGACAGGACCCCAACGGCGCTTACGCCGCCGTGATTCCCCGCTGGATCGACGCGGTTGGAAACGGCCGCTCGGTGGAGATCTACGGCGACGGGGGGGCCAGCCGCGATTTCTGCTCCATCCGGAACGTCGTCCTGGCCAATCTCCTTGCCGCAACCGCGGCGGAGGCGCCTGGGCACGTCTTCAACATCGCTTGCGGGGTACGGACAACGCTCGGAGAACTCTTGGAAAAGATCTGCGCCGTATTCGCGGCGGGTCGCAGCGTTTCCGTTCTTCACAGGCCGCCCCGACCGGGAGATGTCCTGCACTCCCTGGCCTCCATCGAACGGGCCGAAAAAATTCTGGGCTACGTGCCCCGCCTGACGTTGGAGGAAGGGCTCAGGGAGATGTCACGGCTGGCCTAG
- a CDS encoding glycosyltransferase has protein sequence MNHPRGNTAGPGKILFLCSDLETGGIQRVVVNLANGLAEKGMDIACAVLHRGGAFRSLLSPKVRLDELGCTSQPLALLSPFSGLSRYLGGQGPGTVVSFGHTTNNLAAWSKILRRLQFRLVASEHSTFGARMAGDASFHRWRRTVRARFLYRQAELCVCVSQGVADDLLRLRIVPPSKVRVIYNPIVDASLAHRATEPVEHPWLMPGSVPVLLAVGRLIPLKGYDDLLRAFRLLTRELGMSARLVLLGNGPEMGHLQTLACDLGVSEDVHFGGYAPNPYSWMAKASALVLSSRCEGFANVLAEALACGTNVVSTDCPSGPREILEDGRWGRLVPVGAVEALAHAMRETLIAPLPGEVLASAAQRFSVEHSVSAWHKLLSEPPCSR, from the coding sequence ATGAATCATCCCCGGGGAAATACGGCAGGTCCAGGCAAGATCCTTTTTCTCTGTTCCGATCTCGAAACCGGAGGCATCCAGCGCGTCGTCGTCAACCTGGCCAACGGGCTGGCAGAAAAAGGGATGGACATCGCCTGCGCCGTACTGCACCGGGGAGGGGCATTCCGCTCCCTGCTCTCGCCAAAGGTCCGACTCGACGAGCTGGGCTGCACCAGCCAGCCCCTCGCCCTGCTCTCCCCCTTTTCCGGCCTGTCCCGATATCTCGGGGGCCAGGGGCCGGGGACCGTCGTTTCCTTCGGGCACACGACAAACAATCTGGCGGCATGGAGCAAGATCCTTCGTCGACTCCAATTCCGGCTCGTAGCCTCGGAGCACAGCACCTTCGGTGCGCGTATGGCGGGCGATGCCTCCTTTCATCGCTGGCGCCGCACCGTGCGCGCCCGATTCCTCTACCGGCAAGCGGAGCTCTGCGTCTGTGTCTCCCAGGGAGTGGCGGACGACCTGCTCCGACTGAGGATCGTCCCCCCCTCAAAGGTCCGGGTCATCTACAATCCCATCGTGGACGCCTCCCTGGCGCATCGGGCAACCGAACCTGTCGAGCATCCTTGGCTGATGCCGGGATCGGTCCCCGTACTGCTGGCCGTTGGGCGCCTGATCCCTCTCAAGGGCTACGACGACCTGCTGCGGGCCTTTCGGCTGCTGACCCGGGAGCTCGGGATGAGCGCCAGGCTCGTCCTGCTGGGGAACGGCCCCGAGATGGGACATCTGCAGACACTGGCTTGCGATCTCGGCGTGTCGGAGGACGTCCATTTTGGCGGCTATGCACCGAACCCCTATTCCTGGATGGCGAAGGCGTCCGCTCTCGTGCTCTCCTCCCGCTGCGAGGGGTTCGCCAACGTCCTGGCGGAGGCCCTGGCCTGCGGAACCAACGTCGTCTCTACGGACTGTCCGAGCGGTCCTCGGGAGATTCTGGAGGACGGAAGATGGGGCCGGCTGGTCCCGGTGGGAGCGGTGGAGGCTCTGGCACACGCCATGCGCGAGACGCTTATCGCCCCTCTTCCCGGGGAAGTCCTTGCCTCCGCAGCGCAGCGTTTCTCCGTGGAGCATTCCGTATCCGCCTGGCACAAGCTGCTGTCGGAACCTCCATGTTCACGATGA